A stretch of the Clostridiales bacterium genome encodes the following:
- a CDS encoding L-2-amino-thiazoline-4-carboxylic acid hydrolase, protein MKYTGMPFGMWLLFGRSFRKSLTSVLEYDGKAAGIITAKAKGKYREIIRKLPEFEKGDRFRMNVVSCAMLCAFFLSMPERPSVDDAAEYYRDSMMTGAMRTFCRLKGKQKFSEKDVAGMKATAAMRAADRNPYSWNMAFLPYPNDGGYEARFTKCGICTLMKELGLYDLTPAMCRLDYTMSEAGGTDHFVRTYTLASGGPYCDCGYRKKNTA, encoded by the coding sequence ATGAAATACACAGGAATGCCGTTCGGGATGTGGCTGCTGTTTGGCCGGTCGTTCAGGAAGAGCCTGACGTCCGTCCTGGAATATGACGGGAAGGCCGCCGGGATCATCACAGCGAAAGCCAAAGGAAAGTACAGGGAAATCATCCGGAAACTGCCCGAATTTGAAAAGGGGGACCGGTTCAGAATGAATGTTGTCAGCTGCGCCATGCTGTGCGCGTTCTTTCTCAGCATGCCGGAGCGTCCGTCCGTGGATGACGCGGCGGAATACTACCGGGATTCCATGATGACCGGCGCGATGAGGACGTTCTGCCGGCTGAAAGGAAAACAGAAATTCTCGGAAAAGGATGTGGCCGGCATGAAGGCCACCGCGGCAATGCGGGCAGCCGACCGAAATCCCTATTCCTGGAACATGGCTTTCCTCCCGTATCCCAATGACGGCGGCTATGAAGCCCGGTTCACAAAATGCGGCATCTGCACGCTGATGAAGGAGCTGGGCCTGTATGACCTGACGCCGGCAATGTGCCGGTTGGATTATACGATGAGTGAAGCCGGCGGCACCGATCATTTTGTCCGAACCTATACCCTGGCGTCCGGCGGTCCGTACTGTGACTGCGGATATCGGAAGAAAAACACAGCCTGA
- a CDS encoding 2'-5' RNA ligase family protein codes for MADKSLYVLAGYDDRTESILAGMQEKLYGMGFTGIQTKNIPMHFTLGSYSTDREAELKARLTEIAETQEAFPVSFSHIGLFRLPQNDVLFAAPSVTREMLALKDRFMDSSDPFSWSPHTTLLIDKPDVVQQAIPAVLDGFSAMDGKVTVLHLYEFWPTQHILSVSLK; via the coding sequence ATGGCGGATAAATCCTTATATGTGCTTGCGGGATACGATGACCGGACAGAGAGCATCCTGGCCGGAATGCAGGAAAAACTCTATGGAATGGGTTTCACCGGTATCCAGACAAAGAACATTCCCATGCATTTCACCCTGGGATCCTACAGCACCGACCGGGAAGCGGAACTGAAAGCCCGCCTCACGGAGATCGCGGAAACGCAGGAAGCCTTCCCCGTTTCCTTCAGTCATATCGGCCTGTTCAGGCTGCCGCAGAATGACGTCCTGTTTGCTGCTCCGTCAGTCACCCGGGAGATGCTGGCGCTGAAGGACCGTTTTATGGACAGCAGTGATCCCTTCAGCTGGTCACCGCATACTACCCTGCTGATTGACAAACCGGATGTGGTTCAGCAGGCAATTCCTGCTGTCCTGGATGGTTTCTCCGCCATGGACGGAAAAGTGACTGTCCTGCATTTGTATGAATTCTGGCCAACCCAGCATATCCTGTCCGTATCACTGAAATAG
- a CDS encoding GNAT family N-acetyltransferase: MNYRIIEGTDQINLDDVVRLLKTTYWADKRSREQILKSMENSSCYGIVLEGREHLAGFARVISDYATSWYLCDVVIDPECRHRGLGKALVSHIASLPEFAGIRGFLFTLDAHGLYEKYGFEKVEGRVMVRAPGRV; encoded by the coding sequence ATGAATTACCGGATCATTGAAGGCACAGATCAGATCAACCTGGATGATGTTGTCCGGCTGCTGAAAACCACCTATTGGGCCGACAAACGGTCCCGGGAACAAATCCTGAAATCCATGGAGAATTCATCCTGCTACGGCATCGTCCTGGAAGGCCGGGAGCACCTGGCCGGTTTTGCCCGGGTCATCAGCGATTACGCGACCTCCTGGTACCTGTGCGACGTGGTGATTGATCCGGAGTGCCGGCACCGGGGGTTGGGGAAAGCCCTGGTGTCCCATATTGCCTCGCTGCCGGAATTTGCAGGCATCCGCGGTTTCCTGTTCACCCTGGACGCCCACGGCCTGTATGAAAAATACGGCTTTGAAAAAGTGGAAGGCCGGGTCATGGTCCGGGCGCCCGGCAGGGTCTGA
- a CDS encoding DUF402 domain-containing protein: MKHKRLNRDQWGFQYYPYYQMRIDDDLFHGMACLIRNTDGEDGERNYWETPAGERMQVTGGGMTWLALVPDNTHRVITVMYYPDGAHDPERKQYPVPASEKYQPSVWYIDITDGFGYDEDGIMFFLDKYLDVILFPEGGFKIDDRDELDRAYESGELSREQYESALAEGDEIIREYCGDVRRMDAWCAAVRQLAEDRIAAGEPITMCREIREWKEKQGK, encoded by the coding sequence ATGAAGCACAAACGGCTGAACCGGGACCAGTGGGGATTCCAGTACTATCCGTATTACCAGATGCGGATTGATGATGACCTGTTCCATGGCATGGCGTGCCTGATCCGCAATACGGACGGAGAGGACGGGGAAAGGAATTACTGGGAAACGCCTGCCGGGGAACGGATGCAGGTCACCGGCGGCGGAATGACCTGGCTTGCACTGGTTCCGGACAATACCCATCGGGTGATCACCGTCATGTATTACCCGGACGGGGCCCATGATCCGGAGCGAAAGCAGTATCCGGTACCCGCCAGTGAAAAATACCAGCCTTCTGTCTGGTATATCGATATCACGGACGGGTTTGGATATGATGAGGACGGAATCATGTTCTTCCTCGACAAATACCTGGATGTCATCCTGTTCCCGGAGGGCGGTTTCAAAATCGACGACCGGGATGAACTGGACCGGGCATATGAATCCGGGGAGCTAAGCCGGGAGCAGTATGAATCTGCCCTGGCGGAGGGAGATGAAATCATCCGGGAGTACTGCGGGGATGTCCGCAGGATGGACGCCTGGTGTGCAGCGGTCCGGCAGCTGGCGGAAGACCGGATTGCCGCCGGGGAACCGATTACCATGTGTCGGGAAATCCGGGAATGGAAGGAAAAGCAGGGAAAATAA
- a CDS encoding L-2-amino-thiazoline-4-carboxylic acid hydrolase, which yields MDEDPKDRFHFECRECVYRHIFEEQNLMKLGAMFCHSDIINFGSLPYTDFRRSKTLCQGGDCCDFDFVRHSTDAGNGWERTQSI from the coding sequence CTGGATGAGGATCCCAAAGACCGGTTTCATTTTGAATGCCGGGAATGTGTCTACCGGCATATCTTTGAAGAGCAGAACCTGATGAAGCTGGGTGCCATGTTCTGCCATTCCGATATCATCAATTTCGGCAGCCTCCCCTACACGGATTTCAGGCGGAGCAAAACCCTCTGCCAGGGCGGCGACTGCTGCGATTTCGATTTTGTCCGTCATTCAACAGACGCCGGAAACGGCTGGGAACGGACCCAAAGCATTTAA